From Spirosoma aerolatum, one genomic window encodes:
- the ccoN gene encoding cytochrome-c oxidase, cbb3-type subunit I yields the protein MNVSINQPAADAASNLVKPGKVSIGQQPPGGETLVERFAYDNKIVRDFAVASIIWGIIGMLVGVIVATQLFAPAANLGNQYTTFGRIRPLHTNAVIFAFVGNAIFMGVYYSLQRLCKTRMFSDVLSKIHFWGWQLIILSAVATLPLGLTSSKEYAELEWPIDIAITLIWVVFGINMFGTIVKRRERHLYVAIWFYIATFVTVAVLHIVNSMEMPVSFLKSYSMYAGVQDALVQWWYGHNAVAFFLTTPYLGMMYYFLPKMANRPVYSYRLSILHFWALIFLYIWAGPHHLLYSSLPDWAQSLGTVFSIMLIAPSWGGMINGLLTLRGAWDKVREDTLLKFMVVGLTAYGMATLEGPLLSLKNVNAIAHFTDWIVAHVHVGALGWNGFLTFAMLYWLIPRIYRTPLYSKKLLNFHFWIGTLGILFYAIPMYISGFTQGMMWKEFTEASVLKYPTFLETTLQILPMHMMRALGGTLYLLGAILMGYNLFKTMAAGKLVANEEAEAYALPVSYKPTGSETYWHRWLERKPFQFLVASLVVILIGSLIELIPTFMVKSNVPTIASVQPYTALEVQGRDLFIREGCVSCHSQLVRPFRSETERYGEYSKAGEFVYDHPFLWGSKRTGPDLHREGGKYPDSWHYHHMNDPTSMSPGSVMPAYPWLITQQLDISNTSAKLRALNKIGVPYDDLAIAQANEDLTKQATEVSGRLAKEGINVKPDREIVALIAYLQRLGTDIKKMETAQK from the coding sequence ATGAATGTTTCGATTAATCAACCTGCCGCTGATGCTGCTTCCAACCTGGTTAAGCCCGGCAAGGTGTCCATTGGGCAGCAACCACCCGGCGGTGAGACACTGGTGGAACGTTTCGCCTACGACAACAAAATTGTCCGTGACTTTGCCGTAGCTTCGATCATCTGGGGCATCATCGGGATGCTCGTCGGTGTTATTGTTGCTACGCAGTTATTTGCGCCAGCCGCCAACCTGGGCAACCAGTATACTACCTTCGGCCGGATTCGTCCGTTGCATACTAACGCAGTTATTTTTGCGTTTGTCGGTAATGCCATTTTTATGGGTGTGTATTACTCGCTCCAGCGACTCTGTAAAACCCGAATGTTCAGCGATGTACTGAGCAAAATTCACTTTTGGGGCTGGCAATTAATTATTCTGTCGGCTGTAGCTACCTTACCCCTGGGTCTTACCAGTTCCAAAGAATACGCTGAGCTGGAATGGCCCATCGACATTGCGATCACGCTGATCTGGGTGGTTTTTGGTATCAACATGTTCGGCACGATCGTTAAACGGCGCGAACGGCACCTGTACGTGGCCATCTGGTTCTACATCGCCACTTTTGTAACGGTAGCTGTACTGCACATCGTCAATTCGATGGAGATGCCAGTGAGCTTCCTCAAAAGCTATTCGATGTATGCGGGTGTGCAGGATGCGCTGGTTCAGTGGTGGTACGGTCACAATGCCGTGGCTTTCTTCCTGACAACACCCTACCTGGGCATGATGTACTACTTCCTGCCTAAGATGGCCAACCGTCCGGTTTATTCATACCGACTGTCGATTCTACACTTCTGGGCTTTGATATTCCTGTACATCTGGGCGGGTCCTCACCACCTGTTGTATAGCTCCCTACCCGACTGGGCGCAATCGCTCGGAACCGTTTTCTCGATTATGCTGATTGCTCCCTCGTGGGGCGGTATGATCAACGGTCTGCTGACTCTACGCGGGGCCTGGGATAAAGTTCGGGAAGATACCCTCCTGAAATTCATGGTCGTTGGACTGACGGCCTATGGTATGGCTACGCTGGAAGGACCGCTACTCTCGCTCAAAAATGTTAACGCCATCGCGCACTTTACCGACTGGATCGTAGCACACGTACACGTTGGGGCGTTGGGCTGGAATGGTTTCCTGACCTTCGCTATGCTGTACTGGCTCATTCCGCGCATCTATCGCACACCATTATATTCGAAAAAACTGCTGAATTTCCATTTCTGGATCGGCACCCTGGGTATTCTGTTCTATGCCATCCCCATGTACATATCAGGCTTCACGCAGGGCATGATGTGGAAAGAGTTTACGGAGGCCAGCGTATTAAAATACCCGACTTTCCTCGAAACAACCCTGCAAATCCTGCCGATGCACATGATGCGGGCGCTGGGTGGAACGCTGTACCTGCTGGGAGCTATTCTGATGGGCTATAACCTCTTCAAAACCATGGCTGCCGGAAAACTGGTTGCCAACGAAGAAGCCGAAGCCTATGCACTGCCTGTCAGCTATAAACCAACCGGCAGTGAGACTTACTGGCACCGTTGGCTGGAGCGCAAGCCTTTCCAGTTCCTGGTTGCATCGCTGGTCGTTATTCTGATTGGTTCGCTCATTGAGCTTATCCCGACATTCATGGTCAAATCGAATGTGCCAACCATTGCTTCTGTTCAGCCTTATACCGCGCTCGAAGTACAGGGTCGCGACCTCTTCATCCGCGAAGGCTGCGTAAGCTGTCATAGCCAGTTGGTCCGGCCGTTCCGCTCCGAAACCGAGCGTTACGGCGAATACTCGAAAGCCGGTGAGTTCGTGTACGATCACCCATTTCTGTGGGGTAGCAAACGGACCGGCCCCGACCTTCATCGCGAAGGCGGCAAATATCCCGACTCCTGGCACTACCACCACATGAACGATCCAACCTCGATGTCGCCCGGATCTGTGATGCCTGCCTATCCGTGGCTGATCACGCAGCAGCTCGATATTTCAAACACATCGGCGAAACTGCGGGCCCTGAACAAGATTGGTGTTCCCTACGATGACCTCGCTATTGCCCAGGCCAATGAAGACCTGACCAAACAGGCAACCGAAGTTAGTGGTCGTCTGGCAAAAGAAGGGATCAATGTAAAACCCGACCGCGAAATCGTAGCCCTCATTGCCTACCTGCAACGGCTGGGAACGGACATTAAGAAAATGGAAACCGCACAGAAATAA
- the ccoS gene encoding cbb3-type cytochrome oxidase assembly protein CcoS, with product MSIIFFMIGVSLMMALGFLGAFFWSMRTGQQDDLYTPSIRMLLEDDAPDTAEPQSHAK from the coding sequence ATGAGCATTATCTTCTTCATGATTGGTGTCAGCCTGATGATGGCACTGGGTTTTCTGGGGGCCTTTTTCTGGTCGATGCGGACTGGGCAGCAGGATGATCTGTACACCCCCTCGATTCGGATGCTTCTGGAAGACGACGCACCGGATACTGCTGAACCTCAATCACACGCAAAGTAA
- a CDS encoding acyl-CoA desaturase, translating to MIILAFFLAHWYLSVLMQTFFLHRYAAHQMFTMSKGWEKFFYVVTFVAQGSSFLSPRAYGIMHRLHHAHADTERDPHSPEFSKNLFDMMWKTRIYYNDILNNRDHIPAKFKKGVPNWPWMEWFGDRWPVRLAWGTAYTLFYIQFAPSPWFFLLLPFHFLMGPVHGAIINWYAHRYGYTNFEVNDTAKNLLPFDFLMMGESYHNNHHKYGGRANFGGFRWHEFDPAYPLLKLLNSLHVIKLRFGRDEAYM from the coding sequence ATGATCATCCTCGCTTTTTTTCTGGCGCACTGGTACCTGTCGGTGCTGATGCAAACCTTTTTTCTCCATCGCTATGCCGCCCACCAAATGTTTACGATGAGTAAAGGGTGGGAGAAGTTTTTCTACGTCGTGACGTTCGTGGCACAGGGCTCGTCGTTTCTGAGCCCTCGCGCGTATGGGATTATGCACCGCCTGCACCACGCCCATGCCGACACTGAGCGGGACCCACACTCACCGGAGTTTTCCAAAAATCTGTTCGACATGATGTGGAAGACCCGGATTTACTATAATGACATCCTGAATAACCGCGATCATATCCCGGCAAAGTTCAAGAAAGGCGTTCCCAACTGGCCATGGATGGAGTGGTTTGGCGATCGCTGGCCCGTTCGGCTGGCCTGGGGAACGGCCTATACGTTGTTTTATATTCAGTTTGCTCCTTCGCCCTGGTTTTTCCTGCTACTGCCGTTCCATTTTCTGATGGGGCCAGTTCATGGCGCTATCATCAACTGGTATGCACACCGTTACGGATACACCAATTTTGAAGTAAACGATACGGCCAAAAATCTGCTTCCCTTCGATTTCCTGATGATGGGCGAATCGTATCATAACAATCACCACAAATATGGTGGCCGGGCCAACTTTGGAGGTTTCCGTTGGCATGAGTTCGATCCTGCCTATCCACTACTGAAATTGCTCAACTCGTTACACGTGATCAAGCTGCGGTTCGGGCGCGATGAAGCGTATATGTAA